The following are from one region of the Actinoplanes sp. L3-i22 genome:
- a CDS encoding endo-1,4-beta-xylanase: protein MRIGRIAAFLAVSLAVAGSAPASAHPSPAHDDGSLRAAAHGSGVRIGTAVDMAALAADAPYQAAVAREFDTVTPENVMKWEVVEPQPGVYDWTAADRLVDFARKNGQLVRGHTLVWHSQNPAWLTEAAYTPAQLRVLLRKHIFDEVGHFKGRVWAWDVANEIFNDDGTLRDTIWLRALGPDYIADAFRWAHQADPKALLFLNDYNNEGVNAKSDAYYALTKRLRAAGVPVQGYGMQGHLGVQYGFPGDVLENVRRFDQLGVSTAFTEVDVRMVLPPDTAKVQAQAEGFGLLLRACLIVKHCVSYTVWGFTDKYSWVPGFFDGQGSATPLDENLQPKPAYDTLRETFLLVRR from the coding sequence ATGAGAATTGGTCGCATCGCCGCGTTCCTCGCGGTCAGCCTTGCCGTGGCCGGCTCCGCACCGGCCAGCGCCCACCCGTCCCCCGCCCACGACGACGGCTCGCTGCGGGCCGCCGCGCACGGCTCCGGCGTGCGGATCGGCACCGCGGTCGACATGGCCGCGCTCGCCGCAGACGCCCCCTACCAGGCCGCGGTGGCCCGCGAGTTCGACACGGTCACCCCGGAGAACGTGATGAAGTGGGAGGTCGTCGAGCCACAGCCCGGCGTCTACGACTGGACCGCCGCCGACCGGCTCGTCGACTTCGCGCGGAAGAACGGGCAGCTCGTCCGCGGCCACACCCTGGTCTGGCACAGCCAGAACCCGGCCTGGCTGACCGAGGCCGCGTACACCCCCGCACAATTGCGGGTCCTGCTGCGCAAACACATCTTCGACGAGGTCGGCCATTTCAAAGGCCGGGTCTGGGCGTGGGACGTCGCGAATGAGATCTTCAACGACGACGGCACGCTCCGCGACACGATCTGGCTGCGCGCGCTCGGCCCGGACTACATCGCCGACGCATTCCGCTGGGCGCACCAGGCCGACCCCAAGGCGCTGCTGTTCCTCAACGATTACAACAACGAGGGCGTGAACGCGAAGAGCGATGCCTACTATGCGCTGACGAAACGGTTGCGCGCGGCCGGCGTCCCGGTGCAGGGTTACGGCATGCAGGGCCACCTCGGCGTGCAATACGGCTTCCCCGGCGACGTCCTGGAAAATGTCCGCCGATTCGACCAGCTCGGCGTCTCGACCGCGTTCACCGAAGTCGACGTGCGGATGGTGTTGCCGCCGGACACCGCAAAGGTGCAGGCCCAGGCCGAGGGATTCGGATTGCTCCTGCGAGCCTGCCTGATCGTGAAGCATTGTGTGTCGTACACGGTGTGGGGATTCACCGACAAGTATTCGTGGGTGCCGGGCTTCTTCGACGGCCAGGGATCGGCGACCCCGCTCGACGAGAATCTGCAGCCGAAACCGGCTTATGACACGCTTCGGGAGACCTTCCTGCTGGTCCGGCGCTGA